GCTTCGCCTGCGTATTGGCGGTAGCTGTCGACGCAAAAGGTGATGGAGGTGGTCGAACCGAGGGAGCAGCCAAACGACgtgatgccaaagaagatggtggggaCAATCCAgttgtccttttcttctgccgACCATCCAAAGCCCATGAGCCCAACGCATGTGGCAAGCAAGATCGGAATGGCCATTACGAGACGAAACTCTGGTTCATACATGCCTCCGTTGCGGCGAGCCATGGCCCTGACAATGATGTCGCTAATCTTGCCCGCCACACCGGTGCCAAGGATGCCGCCTACAAAGGGCGAGACGTAGACGAGACCGGCCTGGAGAGCTGTGAAGTTGTATCCTTCAGGATTGCGGTAGATGACGGCCAGATTTTCGGAGATTACAATCAACCATCCAATGGAGCACGCATAAATGGCGGCAGACCAAAGGACGGCGGGATACGCAAAGAGGATAAATGGTCTAATCATGACCTTGAACCAGTTGTCGTTATTGAGTCGTCCATGATAGGGCCTGAGTTGCTGAATAAAGGTCTGGGTAGGTTGATTGCGGAGGTTATGCGTATAAGCCTTAATCTTCGGGGGCGCTCTGAGTTTCCACGAGGGAAACTTTTCGTTGTCGAGATTAGGCGCGGTCGAGTAATAATCGGTAACCATCATACTCTCGGCAGCGCTCTGAGCAGGAGGAGAGGCCTGAGGGACCGATCGGCCGCGGTCGGGAGCGATACTGGCCCGTGGAGACGCAATGGAGGCTCGAGCACTATGGATTGATGGCCCACGCGAAGTGTCGCGGCGAGGTGCATCTTCCTGGCCGTGTTCCTCCGCTTTGTCGCTTTCTAAAGCGAATCCCACATGATGACTTCCAGACGGCGCTGCTGAGTTCCTTTCAATGGCTTTATGGGCATCATTTGAGAAACCTTCCACCTTTTGGTCTGGCGTGAACTCGACATGTATGTCTCTGCGTCGCTCAATCCTGCCAGGAGAGGGTGAGCGAGCCGGTGATTTGCctcgaggagagagagggccTGCAGATGCTGGTCCTGCAGAGGCGTGGGCCGGATTAGCATGGCGTGATGAGAGTCGGCGAAGGAAGCTAGGTCGTTTCGAAACTCTTCGTGTTGGCGTTCTGTCCCAGAACGTCTCCGGGACGAAGAGAAACAGGAGTACAAATCCAAGTCCCACGATCATGGAAACAATGctatggagagagagagaaaaagtcaGGTCAAAAGTTCATCGTAGCAAAGTTTGGAAGGAGAGAAAGTGGGTGAGGAGGGCTCCAACTTACAAGAAAACCCATCGCCATCCGAAGCGGCCAATGATGGCAGCGCTGACGAGAGGAACGAGATTCTTGCCTCCCAGGAGCAAGAGGGTATAGATTCCAATGCGGTATGCGCGCTCGTGAAGGAAAAAAATTTCGGCAATGGTAGCGGACGGCAGGCACTCTACCGGAGAAACAGCAACGCCTTGGAAGACTCTGGCGGCAATGAGAGAAGGGAAGCTAGGTGAATATCCACACCAGATGCTGGTACCGATGAGAAGAATGGCACCGGCAAGGTATACCGGCCGTTTACCGAACAGGATGGCTGTGGGAGAGGCAATGACAGAGCCCATGCCCAAGCCCATCATATAAAGACCTGTAGTCAGCGGCACACGCTCGACGGAAACATTTAAGTCGTGGGCAACGTTTGTGAATCCTGCTGCAATGATGGGCGTAATACCGCCTCCAATCATGCAGTAGAAGCCCAGGGATAGGAGAGCGCAATCGCGGCGCCAGGTGGGCCAGTTGAGAGGATCGTTGGTGGAATCTTCTGGCTGCGGGTCCAAGATGATCTTACCATctcccgtcttcttcttgccttgAGCTTCCTCGGCCGGCTTCTCGGgggcagaagatggcgacgatggcgaccAGGGTAGTGGATGAGTGCCGCCGGGTGTCATGGGAGTCTCGACGGGGAAGCCGGCTGGAATGGAGGAATGGGAAGTGCGAGCATGAACATTGCGGAGGCCGAGAGGCTCGTTGCGATGACTAGCAAGCAACAGAACAGAGCCTGCCAAACGGGGAGAATGCGTTAGTGAGATGCTCAACGGAGATGAGACTGTACAGAGAACAGAATGAAGCAAAATGATCGGTTTGCTCACCTGGCACCTCGACGGTTTCCGGATCGTTTAATATTCCCATACTCCATCTCTCAGGCCCAGGCTTTTGGCCTTCACCGTCGCCTTCGCCTTGGGCATCGGCGTTGCCACCAAAGAGACGGCCGAGGCGCCAGCGGCCTTGCTGGGAGGCCCCTTCAGGCGCCATTGCGACAGATGTGGACGAGGGCACCTGTTAGATAATGCTGCTTGAGGTCGAGAGGATAAGGACTGAGGCAAGGCAGCGGCCTAAGCAAAATTCAACTTTGAAGGAGGAATATCAAAACCAGTTTCCAAAACGCGAGGATTCTCAATAATACATGGAGCAGGCGATTTTCCAGCTATAGGATCGAAATGGGCTTTTAGGAgtggggggaggggtgttTGTCTCAGTATGGCGTTCCGGTCTAAGAATAACTATAAGACACGCAACGAGAACAGGTTTGAGGAATTGGCCGAAAGAGGAAGTCTTGAGAGGGAGCACAATCAGGATCAAGTCTGGACCGGTTGCGTGGGAAGGGAGTGCTGACAAGAAAGATTGGAGTAAGACGGAAGTCCGACACGTCGAGACTTGTGGAAGGCCGAGATCCTTTTGGTGGCAGCCTCGCGTTGTTGCCGATCGAGTCCGGAGCCAGATTCTGTGGACGAGATACAGAGACAGCGAGGTGGCGAGGTGGACGCAAGACGAGGTAACCAAAAATGGAGGGTTTATAGGAGGGATACCAATATAGAGGagacaaaaataaaagagaggaagatgaggatcAAATAGCCAggagttggaggaggaggagggaagaagaagaagaagaagaagaagagaagaggaggagagatggcGAGCGGTGGAGGAATGAAGCTTGGTGCCTCGTCCGCGCTTGCTCATGGTCTAGACTAACAACTAACGAAAAGACCCCGAGATCTAGCAAGAGAGTTTAGCGCGAGATCTGGCCTTGACATTGGCCCACTCGCCTGATAACATGATGCTTTATCTGTACTGtaagtactcgtactgcaTCTACTACCTAGTAACTCACGACCGTTGTCCGATGTCCGTTGTCCGGTGTCAAACCACAACTGCTGTGGACATCACCAACCCTGCCAGCATAACCTTGATGGGCTCAGTACTAGCTGATCAGCGACACTAGCCGCCAAGTAGCCCCAACGCGCCGACATGGATTGCATCCAACCATGCGCTGCGACGAGTCAGGTGAAGCGCATGCGATGCTGCACATGCCACTGCCTGCGAACCCCCACTGGCTCCCAACTGGCTCCCAATGGCTCAGCGCTTTCCCCGCTATGACGGCAGCGCGCACAGGGCTTTGATATCGCCTAACTCGAGGCTACCTTGGCAAGCTTAGGCCTGCACAGCCGTTGAAATCTCCATGTGCTGGGCagttccatccatccaatttTGATTTGGTGGCTGGCGGCTCACGCGGTCCAAAAGCCCAGAACCTCTCCAGGGCTCCTCATCCCCCATCccactttctctctcccccgCAGATTTCGACAAAGCGGTGGATGCGAcgctgcattgcattgccTTGCGTTACGAGCAGGACTGCAACTCTGGCCCATGTTTGGTCTAATCTAGTCCGGAACGTATCTACGGAGTAACATTGATGCAAAATATCCCCGATTCGAGGTCGAGGTAACCACCTAACcatcgtctttgccatcGAGCCGTGCCGCGCAACTGCCGCTTGATTGTGCGTCCCCAATTTGGCCCGGATTTTAGACTCATGTTGTATCCCGTCTGATACATGTAGTTGGTTCCATCGATTGATTGTTGGATCTACATAGCTTATCAAGCTCCAGGCCCTACCAGCCCAAGTCCAGTCATTtgatctccatcttctcaacaccaagagaaaccatcaccaaccatgTTCGCCTAAGCAggccccccctcccccaatCACATCATCGCCGACGTCACTCTGCAGCATGTCGTCCGTCATGCGACGCGTTTGGACGGCCGCCGCTCAGCCCTTGGCATCGACTCGACGGCGCATATCGACCTCGCCGGTCAGCCTAGGGCTGGCCAAGAACCAAGTCTTTGATCCGTACGTTCCGCCTGATGCTGCAAACGAGTACCTATCTACCTATAATTCTATCTAATCCACCATACTTGAAGTCGTATCTATACGACAATGCCctacatctccatcttcccgcccaagatgggatgaaaaaaaaaaaaaaaaaaaaaaaaaaaaaaaaaaaaaaaaaggtgcACCAACTTTTGAACTAACATCAGAAATAGTATCCGCTCTCCAAGCTccttcaactccatcctctccctctccaccTCCCTCCAAGCTCCTCTCCTCACCCTCTGGACAACCTCCTGGTGTCCCTCCTGCCGATCCATCGAGCCTCTTCTCCGCAGCCTCGTCACCTCCGGCGTCGGCGAGTCCCACGGCGGCGTGCTCTTCGCCCCCGTCCAGTTCGATGCGCCCGAGATGATGTCGGCCTCCGTCCCGGGCCCGCCGCTGGCTTCGCTGTACGCAATCACCTCGGTGCCGACGCTGCTGAGCTTCGCGGCCGGCGAGGCGCGCGTCAGCACTAGGGTTATGGATGCGAGGAAGCTGGCGGACAGGCAGTTTCTCATCGATTGGATATGCAACGAGGCGAGGCGCGAAGGGGACGCGGCTGGTGGAGGATCTGCTTCATTCGGCGGTTTGTTCAACAGCCGGTGAAgcgggagaaaaagaggcagacGAGATGTACGATACGAGAGACGCATGAATAGACTATTCCGGTCCATGTACGATACGATACAAGATATAGAACATAGATATTTGTCTGGTAAAAGGGCAAGCTACCTCTATTAATACATCAAAATCGAAAAGAACgataaagaaaaggaaaggaaagagCGCAAATAAAATCAAAAAGAGCTTTCCGTCAAAAACCCTATCCTATCTACCCAATATGGTATCTTTTCTGCTCCAAACAAAACAGGCTTGTTTCATTCTCATTAatccaaaacaaaaaggagaaaaagagaactGCTGCATCTCCCACATCTATAGCCCCTcgtagtagtagtaataaaCAAACACCTCCAAGGATcaaaaacagaagaaaagaaaggaggaaGGCATGTCTACATCACCACGCAGTCTCCTTCTTGCTGCTTCGAGCTGCGCGAGATGCGCTCTCTAGGCCGTGCCCTTTCCTTTCCAGACCGCTTCAGGTCTTCGAGCCGTTCTCGCGCCTTGGGGAAATCCTGGGCTGTATCACCGTTAGCAATCAGTCTGCACAGTACATAtacatgtgtgtgtgtgtgtgtgtaagCATGCTCGGACGAAATATCAAACTCACCAGCTGCTCGCCAATACCACCGCTTGGCATCCTCCAGATTCGCCGGAACGCCGATGCCCACCTCGGTAAAGTATCCCATAGCATACTCTGCCTTTGCCAGCCCAGCAACGGCAGCCTTTCTCGCCCACAGATACGCCTCTGTGTCGCTCTGGCCCAGCACGCCTTCGCTGCCCGTCAGATACCACCCGCTAAGTGCAAGCTCCGACtgatgctcctcctgctgagCCGCCCTCGAGTACCACACAATCGACAGCCTCGGGTCAATCGGACATCCCAGCAGTCCGTACTCGTAGGCACAGCCCAGCCGGAACTGCGAGAACTTGTAGCCAATCTCGGCCGCCTGCTGGAACAGCGTCAGGGCGTACTGCTCGTCGCGGATAATAACGTCGTTGCCCTGCGCGGATTCATACAGGAGCCCAAGCTCGTGAAGCGCGTGCGGGTTTTCGGAATCTGCCCGCTCTGCCGCCCGCTTCAGCCATCCGACCGCCTCTCTCGGGTTCTTGGGCTGTCCCAGAAGCCCCTTGAGCAGAATCATGCCGACCTTGTACATGGCCGGCGGATCGCCCAGAGTCGCCGCGCGCTTGTACCACTGAATCGCTTTCATGGGGTCCTTGCGAGTGCCGCCGCCCTCCTCGTGGCCAATCTCGCAGCAAACAGCCGTGCGATACGCAGCTGCAGCATGGCCCAGCTTAGCAGCCGACTGGTACAGCGAAAACGCCTCTTTGGGATCCACGTCGGGCCCGAACAGGcccctgccgccgccatccgCCATGACAAACATGGCATCCTGGTTCTGCTGGGCGACCAACTTCTTGAGGATCTTGTGGGCATCCATGAGGTACCGCTCGCGAGCCTTGGTCCTGCCTCTCGGGTCAGGGATGTTGGGTATCAGCACGTCAGATGCTTCGATGAGTCTCTTTGCCAATTTCAGCGCAGACGCCTGGTCATTGGGGTTGCCTTTGATAATCATCCTGAGGTGCTCCAGCTCGCCGGGGGTGACCGGgggctctctctccttctctcgcACGGGTGGCGGTGGTTGCTGGGGGTatggttgctgctgctgctgttgtggctgctgctgtgatTGCTGTGAATATCGCATCTCTTGTTGCGGTTGTTGCATCGGCgcctgctgttgctgctgctgatactGCTGAGGACCGCCTCCATAATTTCGAACCGGAGGCGGCTTAGCATTCGGATTCACCGTTGAGCCCTCCATCAAGCCCGGCCGCACCGGCGTGGGATGCGCAGGTAGACCGTCTGGATTCAGGGGCGCGGCGGTACCTGGCCGCACAATGGGCGGACGGCCATTCCCGAACCCGGGATGCTGTCCGGCCGGTCCCGGAGGTGCACTCGGGCCCCGTGGGATCGGCGGCTGCGAGTATCCTCCGGGCCCGTTGTATCCTTGGTCGTGTCCCTGATCATATCCTTGGTCGTACCCTTGGTCGTACCCATGCTGGTACGCGTGCGACTGAGGAATCGGCGGAACCTGAGGAATGTCGTTGGTCATCTCAAAGCCACCAGACCCTGACCCGCGCATCTCTACCATGGATCGAGCGTGATTCAGCTTGGGCTGGTGGTTTccttgctgcggctgctcgGCCGGCCGCATCGATTGCTCAAACGAGTCTCGTTTGGTATGCACGGGGATGGCGTCAAAGTCCGGCATGCTTGAACGGCTTTCCTGGCgtgcgtgtgcgtgtgcTTGTGTTTGTGAGTTGTGGCTCGATATGCTTCCTCTCGGCTCGTCATAGTAAGAGTCGTAAACGTCGTCGATCGCGTTATTGTTGTACGCACCCCCATATCCATCGTCACCGTTCATACCGGGGCCAGGGCCATAACCACCATTGTTATACTGGTGTTGCGGTGGCCCTTGGTTATCATGGGGATATGTTCTCTGAGGAGGGGGGCGATTCCCCGTTGTCGTAGCCGGTCTCTGCGGCATTCCACGcccgccagcagcaccgtTATTAGGCATCGTCATGCTTCGCTGAGCGCCGCCGTATTGATTGGGAGGCTGCCGACCTCCGTATCCGCCGTCTCCGTAGTCACCGTAGCCGCCAGGTCCTTGTCTGGGCTGTCCTTGTCTTGAGTCTCCGTAGTTCTGAGAACCGTTTCTAGTCGGTGGTGGTCGACCACCAGGCGGACTTCTAGGACCTTGTCCGTTCAAGTCCATCTGCGACATCTGATCTGCGAGCTGGTAGTTGCCATCGGCATACCCCGAGCCTTGGGAGTTCGTGTGAGCGTTGTTCATCGGTGGGCGGCCGCCTGGAGGAAAACACGAGGAGACACGTTAGAGCTTGGGTtcaatgtactcgtatatacgTCTGTCAAGAGGCCGGCTGTTGCGGAACTCGTTTGCTGGTCAAGCCTGGCTTTGCGGAGCTCGGATTCGATTGTAATGGTAGGATTGGGAAAGGCTTACCTGGACCTGCAGATGGACCCGGCGGTCCACCTCCTCGAGCCATGTTCGGCCTGCCCCTATTCCCAGGACCCATGCCGCCTCTCGGAGGGTAATTGGCCCCTCGCTGCCCCTCTGGTCGCATCCCATGAGGGCCTCCTCGGCCGGCATCATGCGGAGGTCGCCCGCCTCTCGCCGGGCCGGGCCGACCTTGGCCATAGCCGGCATCTTGATGCTGGTTTCCGTATTCTGGCCCatatcctcctcttcctcctcctcctcctcctcctcctccgccgccgccgttgccaTAGCCGTCGTCCTGGTACTCATTAGGCCCTCCGTAACCTCTCGCCATCGGAGCCTGCGCCGCTGAACCGGCATACGGCCGCTGTTGGCCTCCGTATCCACCCTCGTATGCCATTATTATTGATTacttttttgctcttctcggTCTTGGGGCTCGTATCGAAAAAAATATTGGATTCGTGGCCGGTTTCTGGGACAAAGGAAAGGGACAGGAATACGTCGATGCTATAGCCGGCGGACGCAGAAATCTTCCGATATGCGCATGCCCGGGCTTAAAGAGGAAGTATAGAAAAATCAAAGAGACCTATAATTAGGTGTTGGCTGGAGCAAGGCAATATCCGGGAGACACGCTAATCGTCTTTGTCTTCAGCGGCTCCCTTGTATGAAACGCAGTGCCTTTGCAAAATGTAATGCTGATGCTGACGTTGATATCGAGACGTCCGAATGAAAGGAGATTGGAGTGAGAAAGTGCAGATCAGAGCGGCAAAATGTCTTGGTATTTCAATACAAGCCGGGATCAGATCCAAACGTGTTCACCGTCTGGCAACCTTTGACGCCGCTGGGTGAATCAAAGTCGCACGGGTAACCCGATTGATGCCTCTGACGGTTCGatgaagttggagatgccgttgcttgcttgctggctggcttgcTGGCTGGCCTGCCTGCTATGTGAGGGAACAGCGACGATTCACCGCAAGCCGCGTGACAAGTAGGAGACGGTCTCGCCTCGAGGCCTCGAACAGGCGTGCGTGTTGTCTCGAACGGGCTCTGTTATGTGTCTCTGCGTGTGCGAGGGGCTGGGTCGCAACAACAAACCAATTGATTAGCCGCCCGCGTGGCCCAGCTGTCaaggaatgaatgaatgggCTTGACGGATCTTTGTCTGAGGCACAGCCAGAATCAAAAAGCCAAAAAGTCAAGAACAAAATTCAAAaaccaaacaaaaaaaatccctgccgctgttgctggtggtggtgctgccgctttgcttctgctgcacCTTCCTGGCAACATGAACCCCTGCAGTGCGTGTATCGCTGCAcaaacacaagcacaaagcacaaagcacaaagcacaagcacgagtGAAAAGGGAGCGACTGGTGAAAGGAGCGTCAACACCTTTGTTCTCTGCCTCGGTGTTGGAAGCGGATTCGAAAAAGACAGCGCGggtgagaaacaagaaagTGGTTTGGGAGGGACCCTGAGCGGAGTTGGCTGTCACACCGGCAAAATAATCCCGGCCACAGGCACCAGGACAGAAAGTGTTTGAACTACCAGCAGTTAGTGGTGTTAATGCCCGGTCCTTGCAGCAAAGGCCGTAAAGTACAGGTATTCGTTATTAGTTAGTTATTCTAGCAGAATAATCATTTCTTCCTTGTCCTGTCCGGGGTCCTCTGCAGGCCAAGAACGCAAAACGTCTGTATTAATACGGCGGCTGTTCAATAAATGGCAATTGATATCACGGGCTCTGGGCCCTGGCTTATTATTAGGTCTGGAGGCGTCGCCTGACAGGCCGACGCTGACCGGGGTCtggcagcagccattgatCTGGTGGCTGAGGTGAGGCCTCTCGTAACTCTGCGAAATCCCCATTTACCGTAGCGTCACCTTGGCTCTATCACGGCTCGTGACTGGCCGCTGCTCGTGTCTCGCATTCCAGCCGTCCTAGCCAAAAGATGCGAGGCTGGCTTCACCTCTGGAGTCGTTATTTTCACTCTGCGTGGcgtcttgtctgtctgtctggcGCCGTGGTGTCTTACAAGGACCCGCTGCAGCTTTAAAACGCCTCAATGCTCTGGCCCTTTGCATTATTAGCTGCTAGCTGCTTTTGCTAAATTCGACACGGGACTCCGCAATCCGAGGACAGTTTGCAAATCCTTCTCCCCTTTGCGATCCCCATCTATTACTCGTATTACATGCTAGACTACAGAGGGCATCAGGGCATGCACTTACTTACACTAGTGCTGTGCCAAAGGGTTCTCCGTAAAAACCGTTTTCCTATCCGTATGCATGATGCCGATCCCCCTCgttctctttctttgaagCGGCTGAAGcttgatttatttttatatttccCAGCTATTAATCGTACCTAGTAGTAGCTACCAAGTGAGCACGCAGACGGGCTGTTCGGGCCTaagagaggggggaagcACACCTTGAAGCTCTAGCCCCTGCAGCTCCTGGATCACAAGAGTCTGTAACCGTAGCACCCAACCTCTGCTGTAAGACAACCATGGATCAGTCCGTTGATTTCGGCAGTCAGATGGGATCAaatcaaggacaaggcagtAGCCTAGGCTTGtttacatacatgtacagagACAGCAGCCTTTAGGCGTGAGCCCGTCTGAATATCACTTCCATCATGGGATCCACAATCATGCTACCTACTACCTCGTTGAAACACGATGCCTCGTCGGATTGATTTACCCAAGTTTCACCTTGCTTTCTGTCTTTTTCCTGCCGTCATTTCCATTCATTTCTTGAACAGCGTAAATTTCTCATGTCACTCGCTACAGAATTCGAATCGATAACTAAAATCCGCCTACTCCACTGCTCCAATATGAGGTGATTAGCTCTCTGACGATCCACATTCAGCGGTCTTAGCTCAGCTGGGAGAGCGTCAGACTGAAGTCCCAACTTCAATCATCCAAATTATCTGAAGGTCGTGTGTTCAAGCCACACAGATCGcagtttctttttttgtattaTCTGGCTCCTCTATTTCTGAAGGATCCAGCCGATGTGGAGGAGGGATTGGTCTAATTTGTCGGCGTAGGAAAtatgagtacgagtacgtcaTTCTATGTCACCCGAGTGAGATACGGCAATGGCTTTGGTGTAGCGGTTCGAtatctctcctcctcacgTATTATCGAGGCTTCCTCGATTACCATTggctgtctttttttctttttttttttctttctagTAAATAATGTCTCAGATactctttttcctttttttttcactccTGGGCGTATGCATGTAATACAATAATTTGGTAAGTTTTACTGCAGTGGAGCATTGATGATCTATAAATCCCGACGTCAAACATACAACATATTACAGGACAGCTGTGTAGGCATAAAATGCCAACATTTCTTTCAATCACCTGAAATTCATGGATGGAAGTTTGAAAATGGCCTTCCAAGTGAGGGCAAATTCCTGCTCAAACCCAAGCGTTATTGTTTCCCGAATACTCTTCTCGCACTCAATTGTAGGGTAGCAGATGTTCTGCGTGATTTCCAGTCGCCATAAAACTCTTCGCCATTATCAACTGTTGATGGTTCAAGCGGAATTGCACCATTCCGTTGGCCGTTTATGTTTGATTTCCTACCGTCCATTGTGTCAAATAATGACCTGGACCTTGAGCTTGCTCTAGAATCGCTGAGCTGCCTTACCCCAAGTCCGCAGTCTGCCAGTGCCTTGCCAATGCAACTCTGATTACATAAGTGTTTCTAGACTGACCGCTTTCCTATCCGGGGAGCTCTAGTATGGCAATATCAAATTCCATGACGCTTGCCAGGCGACGTGAGAGCCTCTTTCCTCAGGCATGAGTTTCCGTACCAGGAATTGAAAAAGAGCCACATATCGCGATCCTTGCTGATTTCTTCATTCTGCCCTGCTTATCCCAATCATATTAATTAAACACACGATGCCTCCCAAGAAATCCTTCAACTGGGGGCTGTGGATCAAGGTCCTGGTGGGGTGAGTAGATTCCCGCGCTTTGGCTTGAGGGTTCCTCTTGTTGTGTAATGGTcacaagacaaaacaagACGAGGCAAGACGCTGATAATAATATCTTAACCAAAGTGGAACGGTCATCAGCGTTGGTGGACCGGCGCTCACATTCTGGCTGGTACCAACCGAGGAAGAGCTGAGGTCGAGGTATAACCCCGAGCTCTTAAAGAGAAGCTTGGAGGGTAGAGAGGAAAGACAACAAGAGTTCGACCAGTTTGTCACGCAGCTCAAGGAGTATTCCAAATCCGATAAACCAAGTTAGTCCATCAAACAACCCATTTGATACTTGTTGATACCGGGCAGACCGAGACTAACGCAGTAGTCTAGTTTGGGCCGtcatcaaagaagatgaagagaggaagaagaaagcaagccTGGAAGCCGCAAGGCTACAAAAACAGGAGGCTGCAGCCCAGAGAGACGAAATgcggcgagaagctgggctCGGGAAATAGGAGAGTCATTTGTGGCAAATTCAAGTTCGGATGCAACACATCCCATCCGTGCTACGAGCAGTTCATTGCCGTTCACATCACTGCCGTGTAAATTACAAGGAGGAGCCTGTaagatttgattgatt
This genomic stretch from Trichoderma breve strain T069 chromosome 1, whole genome shotgun sequence harbors:
- a CDS encoding major facilitator superfamily domain-containing protein, which codes for MAPEGASQQGRWRLGRLFGGNADAQGEGDGEGQKPGPERWSMGILNDPETVEVPGSVLLLASHRNEPLGLRNVHARTSHSSIPAGFPVETPMTPGGTHPLPWSPSSPSSAPEKPAEEAQGKKKTGDGKIILDPQPEDSTNDPLNWPTWRRDCALLSLGFYCMIGGGITPIIAAGFTNVAHDLNVSVERVPLTTGLYMMGLGMGSVIASPTAILFGKRPVYLAGAILLIGTSIWCGYSPSFPSLIAARVFQGVAVSPVECLPSATIAEIFFLHERAYRIGIYTLLLLGGKNLVPLVSAAIIGRFGWRWVFFIVSMIVGLGFVLLFLFVPETFWDRTPTRRVSKRPSFLRRLSSRHANPAHASAGPASAGPLSPRGKSPARSPSPGRIERRRDIHVEFTPDQKVEGFSNDAHKAIERNSAAPSGSHHVGFALESDKAEEHGQEDAPRRDTSRGPSIHSARASIASPRASIAPDRGRSVPQASPPAQSAAESMMVTDYYSTAPNLDNEKFPSWKLRAPPKIKAYTHNLRNQPTQTFIQQLRPYHGRLNNDNWFKVMIRPFILFAYPAVLWSAAIYACSIGWLIVISENLAVIYRNPEGYNFTALQAGLVYVSPFVGGILGTGVAGKISDIIVRAMARRNGGMYEPEFRLVMAIPILLATCVGLMGFGWSAEEKDNWIVPTIFFGITSFGCSLGSTTSITFCVDSYRQYAGEALVTLNFSKNVLHGLVFSLFISQWLAADGSKNVYIYLGVIQLIFCLCSIPMYIFGKRARMWTARMNLMEKF
- a CDS encoding sel1 repeat domain-containing protein, with product MATAAAEEEEEEEEEEEDMGQNTETSIKMPAMAKVGPARREAGDLRMMPAEEALMGCDQRGSEGPITLREAAWVLGIGAGRTWLEEVDRRVHLQVQLADQMSQMDLNGQGPRSPPGGRPPPTRNGSQNYGDSRQGQPRQGPGGYGDYGDGGYGGPPQHQYNNGGYGPGPGMNGDDGYGGAYNNNAIDDVYDSYYDEPRGSISSHNSQTQAHAHARQESRSSMPDFDAIPVHTKRDSFEQSMRPAEQPQQGNHQPKLNHARSMSHAYQHGYDQGYDQGYDQGHDQGYNGPGGYSQPPIPRGPSAPPGPAGQHPGFGNGRPPIVRPGTAAPLNPDGLPAHPTPVRPGLMEGSTVNPNAKPPPVRNYGGGPQQYQQQQQQAPMQQPQQEMRYSQQSQQQPQQQQQQPYPQQPPPPVREKEREPPVTPGELEHLRMIIKGNPNDQASALKLAKRLIEASDVLIPNIPDPRGRTKARERYLMDAHKILKKLVAQQNQDAMFVMADGGGRGLFGPDVDPKEAFSLYQSAAKLGHAAAAYRTAVCCEIGHEEGGGTRKDPMKAIQWYKRAATLGDPPAMYKVGMILLKGLLGQPKNPREAVGWLKRAAERADSENPHALHELGLLYESAQGNDVIIRDEQYALTLFQQAAEIGYKFSQFRLGCAYEYGLLGCPIDPRLSIVWYSRAAQQEEHQSELALSGWYLTGSEGVLGQSDTEAYLWARKAAVAGLAKAEYAMGYFTEVGIGVPANLEDAKRWYWRAAAQDFPKARERLEDLKRSGKERARPRERISRSSKQQEGDCVVM
- a CDS encoding CBP4 domain-containing protein; its protein translation is MPPKKSFNWGLWIKVLVGGTVISVGGPALTFWLVPTEEELRSRYNPELLKRSLEGREERQQEFDQFVTQLKEYSKSDKPIWAVIKEDEERKKKASLEAARLQKQEAAAQRDEMRREAGLGK